The Deinococcus puniceus genome segment ATGCAACAAAGCGCACGTCTTCAGTCTCTACGACAACCAGCTCACCGAAATCCCCGATTGGCTCTGGGACTGGGCAAATCTAGAGACACTCAACCTCTCGGCCAATCAGCTCACGCACCTGTCAGCAGATCTGAGACGGCTGACTGCCTTACGAATGCTGGACTTGGGACACAACCGCTTGGATATGTTGCCCGATGTGTTCTCTGGTTTCACGCATCTTAAATTCCTGTATCTCAGCAACAACCGCCTGACGGCACTGCCAAATTCTATGCGTCACCTGTCTGTCTTGACCTATCTCAACATCGCAGACAATGGGTTCACAGCACTTCCGAACTGGCTCTGCGAACTTAAGAACTTGCAGGAAGTTCGGGCCTACAACAACGCTTTGAAAAGTCTTCCAGACCATTTGGGCCAACTGACAAATCTGCGTGAGCTGCACATGATGAAAAACGCGCTGACCATGCTTCCGGCCAGCTTGGGCGAGTGCAGTCAGCTAGAGCAGTTGATGCTTCAGAGCAACCAGATTGCCTGCTTGCCCGACAGCATCGGAGAATTGGCAGCGCTTACAGAATTGGACTTGCGGTTTAACCAGCTGAGCCAGTTGCCAGAAGCTCTCGGCCAGCTTCAGCAC includes the following:
- a CDS encoding leucine-rich repeat domain-containing protein: MSSTFAAHFGAFSHQHTPSERGAELLSALNESAEFSADHVNLNGCGLTSLPPSLRRCNKAHVFSLYDNQLTEIPDWLWDWANLETLNLSANQLTHLSADLRRLTALRMLDLGHNRLDMLPDVFSGFTHLKFLYLSNNRLTALPNSMRHLSVLTYLNIADNGFTALPNWLCELKNLQEVRAYNNALKSLPDHLGQLTNLRELHMMKNALTMLPASLGECSQLEQLMLQSNQIACLPDSIGELAALTELDLRFNQLSQLPEALGQLQHLRSLDLRANALTSIPDSLASLPNLRKLDLRWNRMTALPAVFRQLEERGCLIYT